The Edaphobacter sp. 12200R-103 genome contains a region encoding:
- a CDS encoding sulfatase, with translation MNRRDVIKGALLSAGAISTGSAMAQEVESRAGGEKPAPHESFPAAPRKTNGERMPNILWVCTDQQRFDTISGLSNSVIKTPNLEKFMGESVTFTNAFVQTPICSPSRASFLTGRYPHVTGLRANGQRINPTERLVTRTLADYEYTCGLAGKLHLSPCLGGRVEQRIDDGYEVFKWSHDISDNWPLKNEWYVWLDRQGVKIPKAPKGPVWGMPIDPKYSQTAWCADMAIQFMRQQKEFNPWLMSVNIFQPHHPFYPTAEYLSHYDPAKMPKPAYREGELKNKPVFQTVDHNGAYGGKDISFAKTSPEVHQEVIAAYYAMIEQVDTEMGRMMQALEESGQADNTIVIFMSDHGEMLGDHGMYLKGPYFYDCLSRVPLMIRWPGRFKKGLKVDALVELVDLAPTLLEAAGIPVSAGVQGRSLMPLLTGQTTEHRDNVYMEYFDANATYEIPPMLTSVRTKKWKLNYCDKPRTGELYDLEKDPGEFNNLWGDPHARDAQEMMMHTLVGRMIETTDPLPVRHTAW, from the coding sequence ATGAATCGCCGGGATGTGATCAAGGGAGCACTCTTGTCCGCGGGAGCCATTTCAACCGGAAGCGCGATGGCGCAGGAGGTTGAGAGCAGGGCAGGAGGGGAGAAGCCGGCTCCGCACGAGAGCTTTCCGGCGGCACCGCGCAAGACGAACGGCGAGCGCATGCCCAATATCCTTTGGGTGTGTACGGACCAGCAGAGATTCGACACGATCTCGGGGTTGAGCAACTCCGTCATTAAGACGCCGAACCTTGAGAAGTTCATGGGCGAGTCGGTGACGTTTACCAATGCGTTTGTGCAGACGCCGATCTGCTCTCCATCTCGAGCGAGCTTTTTGACGGGTCGGTATCCGCATGTGACCGGGCTGCGGGCGAATGGGCAGAGGATCAACCCGACGGAGCGTCTGGTGACACGCACGCTGGCGGACTATGAGTACACCTGCGGGCTGGCAGGCAAGCTGCACCTCTCGCCCTGCCTCGGCGGCCGCGTGGAGCAGCGCATCGACGACGGGTACGAGGTCTTCAAGTGGAGCCACGATATCAGCGACAACTGGCCGCTGAAGAACGAGTGGTACGTGTGGCTGGACCGGCAGGGGGTGAAGATCCCGAAGGCTCCGAAGGGGCCGGTCTGGGGGATGCCGATCGATCCGAAGTACTCGCAGACGGCGTGGTGCGCGGATATGGCGATCCAGTTTATGCGCCAGCAGAAGGAGTTCAATCCGTGGCTGATGTCGGTGAATATCTTCCAGCCGCACCATCCTTTCTATCCGACGGCGGAGTACCTGAGCCACTATGACCCGGCGAAGATGCCGAAGCCGGCGTATCGCGAGGGCGAGCTGAAGAACAAGCCGGTTTTCCAGACGGTGGACCACAACGGCGCGTATGGCGGGAAAGACATCTCGTTTGCGAAGACGTCGCCGGAGGTTCATCAGGAGGTGATTGCGGCGTACTACGCGATGATCGAGCAAGTGGACACGGAGATGGGCCGCATGATGCAGGCGCTTGAAGAGAGCGGGCAGGCGGACAACACCATCGTCATCTTTATGAGCGACCATGGCGAGATGCTGGGCGATCATGGGATGTACCTGAAGGGGCCGTATTTCTACGACTGCCTTTCGCGGGTGCCGCTGATGATTCGCTGGCCGGGAAGATTTAAGAAGGGGCTGAAGGTGGATGCGCTGGTGGAGCTGGTGGATCTGGCTCCTACGCTGCTGGAGGCAGCGGGGATCCCGGTTTCAGCTGGGGTGCAGGGCCGCTCGCTAATGCCGCTGCTGACGGGGCAGACGACGGAGCATCGCGACAACGTGTATATGGAGTACTTCGACGCAAATGCGACCTATGAGATTCCGCCGATGCTGACGAGCGTTCGGACCAAGAAGTGGAAGCTGAACTACTGCGACAAGCCGAGGACAGGTGAGCTTTATGATCTGGAGAAGGATCCGGGCGAGTTCAACAACCTGTGGGGCGATCCGCACGCGCGTGACGCGCAGGAGATGATGATGCACACCCTTGTGGGGCGCATGATTGAGACGACCGATCCGCTGCCGGTGCGGCATACTGCCTGGTAG
- a CDS encoding GntR family transcriptional regulator, whose protein sequence is MKGTGDVRESKSDGTTKDASHAGLPPGLFQPLNKKSFEPLYAQIQSRLKELIRTGEIGVNDSLPGEAELSRIFGISRMTARHALQGLTTEGLTYRERGRGTFVSPPKVEKEITHLLGFSAQIRLLGMKSSTRVLASAVIPAEASIAEPLELALHDNVLRLQRLRLADDEPIAIEEVWIPRGRFPGIEEIDFGKHSLYETLRDRYGIRIGSSRETIGARGATAEEARLLRISSRSSLLEVSRTLLDVEGQPMEVAHSLYRGDRYRAVLTIPAIEQH, encoded by the coding sequence TTGAAGGGTACAGGGGATGTCCGCGAATCGAAGTCTGATGGAACGACGAAGGACGCGAGCCATGCAGGGTTGCCGCCGGGATTGTTTCAACCTCTGAACAAGAAAAGTTTCGAGCCGCTCTATGCCCAGATCCAGTCGCGGTTGAAGGAACTGATTCGTACCGGAGAGATCGGCGTGAACGACTCTCTGCCAGGCGAGGCGGAGCTTTCGCGCATCTTCGGGATCAGCCGCATGACCGCGCGTCATGCGCTGCAGGGACTGACGACGGAGGGCCTTACCTACAGGGAGCGCGGTCGCGGGACCTTTGTCTCACCCCCGAAGGTGGAGAAGGAGATTACGCATCTGCTGGGCTTTTCGGCTCAGATACGGCTACTGGGTATGAAGTCGAGCACACGCGTGCTGGCGTCGGCAGTGATCCCGGCGGAGGCATCGATTGCAGAGCCGCTGGAGCTTGCGCTACACGACAATGTGCTGCGCCTGCAGCGGCTTCGTCTGGCCGACGATGAGCCAATCGCGATTGAAGAGGTCTGGATTCCTCGTGGGCGGTTTCCGGGTATCGAGGAGATCGACTTCGGAAAGCACTCGCTCTATGAGACGTTGCGTGATCGCTACGGCATACGGATAGGCTCGTCACGGGAGACGATTGGCGCGCGTGGGGCTACAGCAGAGGAAGCGCGTCTGCTTCGGATTTCATCGCGATCGAGCCTGCTGGAGGTCTCGCGTACGCTGCTGGACGTGGAGGGACAACCGATGGAGGTAGCGCATTCGCTCTATCGCGGCGATCGCTATCGCGCAGTTCTGACGATCCCCGCGATTGAGCAGCACTGA
- a CDS encoding L-rhamnose/proton symporter RhaT: MGNMHDVLIAGALLAVVSGVMNGLFTLPMRFLGRWSWENVWTVFIGGACLLLPAVLVGITAPQSYRLLLEAPGRAVGIALATGFAWGFGAIMFGQSVSAIGIALANTFVLAISSALGALLPMLLLTPARIYERSGQMVLLGVAIEICGIALCGRAGLLRERAAVNQKEQRGDLVGKARPLAVALLLVIGSGLLSAVFNVGFALSQPIAAFGQMHGLSEFASTNLIWILMLGGGAVSNLGFCAFLLMKNRTVWKFVQPGGARLYGFGLIMAVLWGGSIFVYGLATPKLGALGPSIGWPLSLATGLLVANVVGLLLGEWKGTSRGALRVMFSGIGVLVIAISVLSRANQ; encoded by the coding sequence ATGGGAAATATGCACGATGTGCTGATTGCAGGAGCCCTGCTGGCCGTTGTTTCGGGAGTTATGAACGGCCTCTTCACGCTGCCGATGCGCTTTCTTGGGCGCTGGTCGTGGGAGAACGTCTGGACTGTCTTTATAGGCGGCGCCTGCCTGCTTTTGCCAGCGGTCCTGGTGGGAATCACGGCGCCGCAGAGTTACAGGCTACTGCTGGAGGCGCCAGGCCGCGCTGTGGGGATCGCCCTGGCGACTGGCTTTGCCTGGGGCTTTGGGGCGATCATGTTTGGTCAGAGTGTGAGCGCGATCGGCATTGCGCTGGCCAATACGTTTGTTCTTGCCATCAGTTCGGCGCTGGGAGCTCTGCTGCCCATGCTGTTGCTGACCCCGGCCAGAATTTACGAGAGATCGGGGCAGATGGTCCTGCTGGGGGTGGCGATTGAGATCTGCGGAATTGCGCTGTGCGGCAGGGCGGGGTTGCTGCGGGAGCGGGCCGCGGTCAACCAGAAAGAGCAGAGGGGCGATCTGGTCGGCAAGGCACGGCCGCTGGCTGTAGCGCTTCTTCTGGTCATCGGTTCGGGCCTGCTGTCGGCTGTCTTCAATGTGGGGTTTGCGCTTTCACAGCCCATTGCAGCCTTTGGCCAGATGCATGGTCTCAGCGAATTTGCCAGTACGAACCTGATCTGGATTCTGATGCTGGGCGGTGGGGCGGTCTCAAACCTGGGATTCTGTGCATTTCTTCTGATGAAGAACCGCACGGTCTGGAAATTCGTACAACCGGGAGGCGCGCGGCTGTATGGTTTTGGCTTAATCATGGCCGTGTTGTGGGGAGGAAGTATCTTTGTGTACGGTCTTGCAACGCCTAAGCTGGGAGCTTTGGGCCCTTCGATCGGGTGGCCGCTTAGCCTGGCGACCGGCCTGCTGGTGGCGAATGTCGTCGGCCTGTTGTTGGGGGAGTGGAAGGGAACATCTCGCGGCGCATTGCGCGTGATGTTCTCGGGAATTGGAGTGCTGGTTATCGCTATCTCTGTTTTGAGTAGGGCAAATCAATGA
- a CDS encoding YraN family protein, whose product MPVAARTPRRPRLTARAWIHAQSWAIRRLHSMHRTRSASHLETGTLGEREALFHLRLHGYIVVARRWKSAKFRGDLDLVAWHGSTLCFIEVKTRTHRDAFAAELAVDHEKQRVLRRLARAYMQRIPAPRRPSTARFDVVSLYLTPGIASNDTWPEFVLNQGAFEWA is encoded by the coding sequence ATGCCCGTCGCCGCACGAACTCCCCGCAGGCCGCGACTCACCGCGCGAGCCTGGATCCATGCACAAAGCTGGGCTATCCGACGCCTCCATTCCATGCATCGCACCCGCTCCGCCTCGCACCTTGAGACCGGCACTCTCGGCGAACGCGAAGCCCTCTTCCATCTCCGCCTCCATGGATACATCGTCGTTGCCCGCCGCTGGAAGAGCGCAAAATTTCGCGGCGATCTCGACCTCGTCGCCTGGCATGGTTCCACACTCTGTTTCATCGAGGTCAAAACCCGCACGCACCGCGATGCTTTCGCCGCTGAGCTGGCTGTAGACCACGAAAAGCAGCGCGTCCTTCGCCGCCTTGCGCGCGCTTACATGCAACGCATTCCAGCCCCACGTCGCCCGTCCACGGCACGCTTCGACGTCGTCTCGCTCTATCTCACACCAGGAATCGCCTCAAATGACACCTGGCCAGAGTTCGTTCTTAATCAAGGAGCGTTCGAATGGGCATAA
- a CDS encoding TetR/AcrR family transcriptional regulator has translation MNAEPQSLRDRQTAATREQILTVAMQQLGQGPRGTFSHESIAKAAGMGARTVYRYFPDRASLLHALWLRLREATRTRFPETEDEIIPLARTVFGEFETNELLVRAVITSPAGNDVREQGGVEGRAAFTRSLAAALEGLAEDEKVRIVAVFVSIYSAAFWQLLRDRGLLSGTEAEQAVAWALETLLHATKEIPRTEQPQKTIKSDLSRE, from the coding sequence ATGAATGCAGAGCCGCAGAGCCTGCGTGATCGCCAGACCGCTGCGACCCGTGAACAGATTCTGACCGTAGCCATGCAGCAACTCGGCCAGGGCCCGCGCGGAACGTTCTCGCACGAAAGCATTGCTAAGGCCGCCGGCATGGGTGCTCGCACGGTCTACCGCTACTTTCCCGACCGTGCCAGCCTGCTTCATGCCCTCTGGCTCAGGCTGCGCGAAGCGACCAGGACGCGTTTCCCCGAGACCGAAGATGAGATCATTCCGCTTGCCCGCACGGTCTTCGGAGAATTTGAGACCAACGAACTGCTCGTCCGCGCCGTCATCACCTCTCCTGCCGGAAATGATGTCCGCGAGCAGGGAGGCGTTGAGGGCCGCGCCGCCTTCACCAGGAGTCTCGCTGCCGCACTTGAAGGGCTTGCTGAAGACGAAAAGGTGCGCATCGTCGCGGTCTTCGTCTCCATCTACAGCGCTGCCTTCTGGCAGTTGCTCCGTGATCGCGGCCTGCTCTCAGGCACTGAAGCGGAACAAGCCGTGGCATGGGCGCTCGAGACTCTTCTGCATGCAACGAAAGAGATTCCCAGAACAGAGCAACCCCAGAAAACGATAAAAAGTGACCTATCCCGTGAATAA
- a CDS encoding DinB family protein, producing the protein MGITYTQPTDPGLLDPEELARHLSSTIRSAVPWLVTLSNADASLPEREGKWSAKEVIGHLTDSAINNLTRMVRMQIAFEHMPGYAQDSWVAVQHYHNREWAEVLALWFALNEHIVWTIRHIPHASLANQGAVAGSPLTLGFLIEDYIAHMQHHLRNMRSWVHPGEIVDDSSAEPGQRLGQ; encoded by the coding sequence ATGGGCATAACCTACACACAGCCGACCGATCCCGGCCTCCTCGATCCGGAGGAGCTGGCGCGGCACCTCTCCTCTACCATTCGATCCGCAGTCCCCTGGCTCGTCACCCTCTCGAACGCCGACGCCAGCCTTCCCGAGCGCGAGGGCAAATGGTCCGCCAAGGAGGTCATCGGTCACCTCACCGACTCCGCTATTAATAACCTCACTCGCATGGTCCGGATGCAGATCGCCTTCGAGCACATGCCCGGGTACGCCCAGGACTCCTGGGTGGCAGTGCAGCACTACCATAATCGCGAGTGGGCCGAGGTCCTCGCTCTCTGGTTCGCCCTCAACGAGCACATCGTCTGGACCATCCGCCATATTCCCCACGCTTCCCTCGCAAATCAAGGCGCAGTCGCGGGCTCACCCCTCACCCTCGGCTTCCTCATTGAGGACTACATCGCCCACATGCAACATCATCTCCGCAATATGCGCTCCTGGGTTCACCCCGGAGAGATAGTGGACGACTCGTCTGCCGAACCAGGACAGCGCCTCGGCCAATGA
- a CDS encoding glutaminase family protein: MRLVACAALAAMCVSGVAQQQHRPPAVPLITHDPFFSLWSMGNKLTDVPVKHWTEVAQPIVGLIRIDGKTYRWMGAMPRYFGMPAVETMEQTSVELTPLHTKYHFRAAGLELAVTFFSPLLPKDLDVMSRPVTYVSWSVRSLDGKEHQADLLLDVDPLIAVDQPSQPVTWSRTRAEGLTVLNVGTRDQDYLHQSGDRVRADWGYFHLAVPDTAKASTSMAFNGIPTFVTSGNLPEVDDSSMPLPAMRRGRAAHLSAKLPLGTVGSTATEGHVEVAYTQTYAIEYMGRRLRPYWQRNGMSEGTLLATSEKEYAQIEQRGTKFDDETMAAMEKAGGADYKYLTSLLFRQTIAAHKLVADIDGTPMFFSKENDSNGCIDTVDVTYPSSPFFLLFNPKLLEAQLEPVMRYSALPRWRFPFAPHDLGTYPLANGQVYGGGEENEEDQMPVEESGNLIIMVAAMERAEGNWDFAKRFMPQLTQWADYLEKKGMDPENQLSTDDFAGHLAHNTNLSIKAIEALGAFVEIARGVGDAKLADKYAAAVKPMPAQWEKMALDGDHYKLAFDQPGTWSQKYNLVWDDLLGLHLFPKRVMQTEWSFYSKHMEKYGLPLDNRKTITKLDWEVWTASLASTPEQYQDLIHRLVVWADETPSRVPTTDWYDTISGKQMGFQARSVVGGVFIKALMAKGITH, from the coding sequence ATGAGACTCGTAGCCTGCGCGGCGCTTGCGGCGATGTGTGTTTCTGGAGTGGCACAGCAGCAGCACCGTCCACCGGCTGTACCGTTGATTACCCACGATCCTTTCTTCAGCCTGTGGTCGATGGGGAACAAGCTGACGGATGTTCCGGTGAAGCATTGGACGGAGGTGGCGCAGCCGATCGTGGGATTGATCCGGATCGATGGCAAGACCTATCGGTGGATGGGGGCGATGCCGCGGTATTTCGGGATGCCCGCGGTGGAGACGATGGAGCAGACGTCGGTGGAGCTGACTCCGCTGCACACAAAGTATCACTTCAGGGCTGCGGGGCTGGAGCTGGCGGTGACGTTCTTCAGTCCACTGCTGCCGAAGGATCTGGACGTGATGTCGCGCCCGGTTACGTATGTGAGCTGGAGCGTGCGGTCGCTGGATGGAAAAGAGCATCAGGCAGACCTGCTGCTGGATGTGGATCCTCTGATCGCGGTCGATCAGCCGAGCCAGCCGGTGACGTGGTCGCGGACGCGTGCCGAAGGCCTGACGGTGCTGAACGTGGGGACGCGCGATCAGGATTATCTGCACCAGTCCGGCGACCGGGTGCGGGCTGACTGGGGGTACTTCCATCTGGCGGTTCCGGATACGGCGAAGGCGTCCACCTCAATGGCGTTTAACGGGATTCCGACGTTTGTGACCTCGGGGAATCTTCCGGAGGTGGATGATTCGTCGATGCCATTGCCCGCGATGCGGCGAGGACGTGCGGCGCATCTTTCGGCGAAGCTGCCTCTGGGAACGGTGGGAAGCACGGCTACCGAGGGGCACGTTGAGGTTGCGTACACGCAGACCTACGCGATCGAGTACATGGGAAGAAGGCTGCGCCCGTACTGGCAGCGCAATGGGATGAGCGAGGGCACGCTGCTCGCAACGTCGGAGAAGGAGTATGCGCAGATCGAGCAGCGCGGAACGAAGTTCGACGACGAGACGATGGCCGCGATGGAGAAGGCTGGCGGGGCCGACTACAAGTACCTGACGTCGCTGCTGTTTCGCCAGACGATAGCGGCGCACAAGCTGGTGGCCGACATCGATGGGACGCCGATGTTCTTCTCCAAGGAGAACGACAGCAACGGATGCATCGATACGGTGGATGTAACGTATCCGTCCTCGCCGTTCTTCCTGCTGTTCAACCCGAAGCTGCTGGAGGCGCAGTTGGAGCCGGTGATGCGGTATTCGGCGTTGCCGCGCTGGCGGTTCCCGTTTGCGCCGCATGACCTGGGGACCTACCCGCTGGCGAACGGGCAGGTCTATGGCGGTGGGGAGGAGAACGAAGAAGACCAGATGCCGGTGGAGGAGAGCGGAAACCTGATCATCATGGTGGCCGCGATGGAGCGCGCTGAGGGCAACTGGGACTTTGCGAAACGCTTTATGCCGCAGCTGACGCAGTGGGCAGATTATCTCGAGAAGAAGGGGATGGACCCGGAGAATCAGTTAAGCACGGACGACTTCGCCGGTCACCTCGCGCACAATACCAATCTCTCAATCAAGGCGATTGAGGCGCTTGGGGCGTTTGTCGAGATCGCTCGCGGAGTAGGCGATGCGAAGCTGGCGGACAAGTATGCTGCCGCTGTAAAGCCGATGCCGGCGCAGTGGGAGAAGATGGCGCTCGACGGCGACCACTACAAGCTGGCGTTCGATCAGCCTGGAACGTGGAGCCAGAAGTACAACCTGGTGTGGGATGACCTGCTGGGTCTGCACCTGTTTCCGAAGCGCGTGATGCAGACCGAGTGGTCGTTCTACAGCAAGCATATGGAGAAGTACGGTCTGCCGCTCGACAATCGCAAGACGATCACGAAGCTGGACTGGGAGGTCTGGACGGCGAGCCTGGCGAGCACGCCGGAGCAGTACCAGGACCTGATCCATCGACTGGTGGTGTGGGCGGATGAGACGCCTTCGCGGGTGCCGACGACGGACTGGTACGACACCATCAGCGGAAAGCAGATGGGCTTCCAGGCGCGGTCAGTTGTGGGTGGGGTGTTTATCAAGGCGCTTATGGCGAAGGGGATCACGCATTAA
- a CDS encoding putative N-acetylmannosamine-6-phosphate 2-epimerase has translation MNSVLQSIYRKLIVSCQAAPNDPMEDTETLRRVARSAVMGGASGIRLNSPEDVRAVRLDTKLPIIAIQKSYEGGQLRITPDFASAKALAEAGADIIALDCTDRPHLYGEPWREIVRRIHEELGLLVMADIATLHDGILAAEGGADIVAPTLHGYTEETKATFGFHPELVTALARETGKPVIAEGNVSTPALARIALEAGAWSVVVGSAITRPGSITATFVEAIRPLSEPTSKAPCYVIGIDIGGTAIKSAVVSEDGTVQLPQQVPTQASQGRETIAAGLSTALTQTLKAAADAKLEIAGIGVASAGAIDSAKGTVFAATENLPGWAGFHLRQYLQGFTELPVFVENDAQAAALAELRFGAAKGLSNFVALTIGTGIGGGIVIDGRLVRGTHGFAGTLGHQTIRFDGKPCNCGRRGCLEAYVSTAALIEEYRQLEPSAPIDQPAATAARLIAERSIAGDPKARHAYSQLAGYLAEGVANICNLLDPEAILLSGGLIEGQRDFLHEVEQRSATLLHFGAKRPPRLIASAAGLYSGVQGAAATAFDQIKS, from the coding sequence ATGAACTCCGTCCTGCAATCGATTTACCGCAAGCTCATCGTCTCCTGTCAGGCTGCCCCCAACGATCCCATGGAGGATACCGAGACGCTGCGCCGCGTCGCCCGCTCCGCCGTCATGGGAGGCGCCAGCGGTATCAGACTCAACAGTCCCGAGGACGTCCGCGCCGTCCGGCTCGACACCAAACTGCCCATCATCGCCATTCAGAAGAGCTACGAGGGCGGTCAGCTCCGCATCACCCCCGACTTCGCCTCCGCCAAAGCTCTGGCCGAAGCAGGAGCCGACATCATCGCGCTCGATTGCACCGACCGACCGCATCTCTACGGCGAGCCCTGGCGCGAGATCGTCCGCCGCATCCACGAGGAGCTGGGCCTGCTCGTCATGGCTGACATCGCCACCCTGCACGACGGCATCCTCGCTGCCGAAGGCGGAGCCGACATCGTCGCCCCCACCCTTCACGGCTACACCGAGGAGACCAAGGCCACCTTCGGCTTCCATCCGGAACTCGTCACTGCACTGGCACGCGAGACCGGCAAGCCGGTCATCGCAGAGGGCAACGTCTCCACGCCTGCATTGGCCCGCATCGCCCTCGAAGCCGGTGCATGGTCGGTCGTCGTCGGCTCTGCCATCACCCGCCCCGGCAGCATCACCGCAACCTTTGTTGAGGCCATCCGGCCTCTCTCCGAGCCGACCTCGAAGGCGCCTTGCTACGTCATCGGGATCGATATCGGAGGCACCGCCATCAAGTCTGCAGTCGTCAGTGAAGATGGCACAGTGCAGCTTCCTCAGCAGGTCCCAACACAAGCCTCGCAGGGCCGCGAGACCATCGCCGCCGGACTCAGCACCGCCCTCACCCAGACCCTGAAGGCAGCAGCCGATGCCAAACTCGAGATCGCAGGCATCGGGGTCGCCAGCGCAGGAGCGATCGACTCCGCCAAGGGCACGGTCTTCGCTGCCACCGAAAACCTGCCCGGCTGGGCTGGCTTCCACCTCCGGCAGTACCTTCAGGGATTTACCGAGCTTCCCGTCTTCGTCGAAAACGACGCCCAGGCCGCCGCACTCGCTGAGCTTCGCTTCGGAGCCGCCAAGGGCCTATCGAACTTCGTCGCCCTCACCATCGGCACCGGAATCGGCGGTGGAATCGTCATCGACGGACGCCTCGTCCGCGGCACTCACGGCTTCGCCGGCACCCTCGGCCATCAGACCATCCGGTTCGACGGCAAGCCGTGCAACTGCGGCCGCCGCGGCTGTCTGGAAGCCTACGTCTCCACCGCCGCTCTCATCGAAGAGTACCGACAGCTCGAACCCTCGGCTCCCATCGATCAGCCCGCCGCCACCGCCGCCCGCCTCATCGCCGAGCGCTCCATCGCTGGAGATCCGAAGGCACGTCACGCCTACAGCCAGCTTGCCGGCTATCTCGCTGAAGGTGTCGCTAATATCTGCAACCTGCTCGATCCCGAAGCGATCCTCCTTTCGGGCGGCCTCATCGAAGGCCAGCGAGACTTCCTGCACGAGGTCGAACAACGCAGCGCAACCCTGCTCCACTTCGGGGCAAAGCGTCCGCCGCGCCTCATCGCATCTGCCGCAGGCCTCTACTCCGGCGTTCAGGGAGCAGCAGCAACCGCCTTCGATCAGATAAAAAGCTAG
- a CDS encoding PadR family transcriptional regulator codes for MLILASLAGGPKHGHAMIEDIVLLCGTRLGPGTLYGAIARLEQQQLIEPLPAEERRQPYCITAKGVRVLRERLSILHRFSKTGLERLAAS; via the coding sequence TTGCTCATTCTCGCCAGCCTCGCTGGCGGTCCCAAGCATGGGCACGCAATGATTGAGGACATCGTTCTACTCTGTGGAACTCGTCTCGGCCCAGGGACCCTTTACGGTGCAATCGCCCGGCTCGAACAGCAGCAACTCATCGAGCCGCTACCGGCGGAAGAACGTCGGCAGCCTTACTGCATCACCGCCAAGGGAGTCCGCGTCCTTCGCGAGCGTCTCAGTATCCTGCATCGATTCTCGAAGACAGGCCTTGAGAGGCTGGCGGCATCATGA